A single Chlamydia suis DNA region contains:
- the tmk gene encoding dTMP kinase, whose protein sequence is MFIVVEGGEGVGKTQFTQALSQRLIEEGREVVTTREPGGSSFGEQVRKLVLDPTQEVSSYAELFLFLAARAQHIQEKILPALKAGKTVICDRFHDSTIVYQGIAGGLGEAFVTDLCYRVVGEEPFLPDITFLLDLPEQEGLLRKTRQKQLDKFEQKPRTFHQAARKGFLALAERSPDRYRILDAFLPTEVSVDQALSQIRALI, encoded by the coding sequence GTGTTTATTGTAGTAGAAGGTGGAGAAGGGGTAGGGAAAACACAGTTTACTCAGGCTCTTTCTCAACGTTTAATAGAAGAAGGAAGGGAAGTGGTCACAACAAGAGAGCCTGGCGGTAGCTCTTTTGGTGAGCAGGTGCGGAAGCTTGTGCTGGACCCCACACAGGAAGTCTCTTCTTATGCTGAACTGTTTCTGTTTCTTGCGGCTCGGGCGCAGCATATTCAGGAGAAAATTCTTCCGGCTCTTAAAGCTGGGAAAACTGTCATATGTGATCGTTTTCATGATTCTACCATTGTGTACCAGGGAATAGCAGGAGGACTGGGCGAGGCTTTTGTTACGGATTTGTGTTATCGTGTAGTAGGAGAGGAGCCCTTTCTTCCGGATATTACCTTTTTATTGGATTTGCCGGAACAAGAGGGCTTGCTAAGAAAAACTCGACAAAAACAACTCGATAAATTCGAACAAAAGCCTCGAACTTTTCACCAAGCGGCTAGGAAAGGATTCCTCGCTTTAGCAGAAAGATCTCCAGACAGATATAGAATTCTAGATGCTTTCTTGCCAACGGAAGTTTCCGTTGATCAAGCTCTTTCTCAGATTCGAGCTTTGATATAA
- the gyrA gene encoding DNA topoisomerase (ATP-hydrolyzing) subunit A: MLNKEEIIVPKNLEEEMKESYLRYSMSVIISRALPDARDGLKPSQRRILYAMKQLNLTPGAKHRKCAKICGDTSGDYHPHGESVIYPTLVRMAQDWAMRYPLVDGQGNFGSIDGDPAAAMRYTEARLTHSAIFLLEDLDKDTVDMVPNYDETKYEPVVFPSKFPNLLCNGSSGIAVGMATNIPPHNLGELIDATLLVLANSQTSIEEILQVMPGPDFPTGGIICGSEGIRSTYYTGRGKLRLRARLHVEENSDKQRENIILTEMPYNVNKSRLIEQIAELINEKTLTGISDVRDESDKEGIRVVLELKKGESSEVVINRLYKFTDVQVTFGANMLALDKNLPRTMNIHRMISAWIRHRMDVIRRRTRYELNKAEARAHILEGFLKALSHLDEVVKTIRGSSNKEHAKQQLVELFGFSDAQALAILELRLYQLTGLESDKVQKEYSELLEKIAYYRKVLAEEELVKNIIREELQELHKVHKTPRRTTIEMDASDVRDIEDIISDESVIITISGDDYVKRMPVKVFREQKRGGQGVTGFDMKKGSDFLKSVYSASTKDYLLIFTNLGQCYWLKVWQLPEGERRAKGKPIINFLEGIRPGEQVAAVLNVKRFEQGEYLFLATKKGVVKKVSLDAFGSPRKKGIRALEIDDGDELIAARHIANDEDKIMLFTRLGMAVRFPHDKVRPMGRAARGVRGVSLKNEEDFVVSCQVVTDDQSVLVVCDNGFGKRSLVCDFRETNRGSVGVRSIVINQRNGDVLGAIPVTDCDSILLMSAQGQAIRINMQDVRVMGRATQGVRLVNLREGDTLVAMEKLSVNPESGEAEESAASIQVGQAIEE; encoded by the coding sequence ATGCTGAATAAAGAAGAAATCATCGTCCCTAAAAATCTTGAGGAGGAGATGAAGGAGAGCTACCTTCGCTACTCCATGTCCGTTATTATTTCCCGAGCTTTGCCTGATGCTCGAGATGGTTTAAAGCCTTCTCAACGACGCATTTTGTATGCTATGAAGCAGCTAAATCTGACTCCTGGGGCAAAGCACAGAAAATGTGCAAAAATTTGTGGAGACACCTCCGGGGATTATCACCCTCACGGAGAAAGCGTGATTTATCCTACTTTGGTAAGAATGGCTCAAGACTGGGCTATGCGCTACCCTCTTGTGGATGGGCAAGGAAATTTTGGGTCCATTGACGGAGACCCAGCTGCGGCTATGCGGTATACTGAGGCCCGTTTGACTCATAGTGCGATCTTCTTGTTAGAGGATCTAGACAAAGACACTGTGGACATGGTTCCCAACTATGACGAAACGAAGTATGAGCCTGTCGTTTTTCCGTCAAAATTCCCTAATCTACTTTGCAATGGTTCTTCTGGGATTGCTGTAGGGATGGCTACCAATATTCCTCCGCATAATTTGGGGGAATTGATAGACGCAACGTTATTGGTTTTGGCCAACAGTCAAACTTCTATAGAAGAAATTTTACAAGTAATGCCTGGTCCAGATTTCCCTACGGGGGGAATTATTTGTGGCTCAGAGGGAATTCGCTCTACTTATTACACAGGAAGAGGGAAATTACGTTTGCGTGCTCGTTTGCATGTAGAGGAAAACTCGGATAAGCAGCGAGAGAATATTATTCTCACGGAAATGCCTTACAACGTAAACAAATCACGACTAATTGAGCAAATAGCCGAGCTAATTAATGAAAAGACTTTAACAGGGATATCGGATGTTCGTGATGAGTCAGACAAAGAGGGGATTCGTGTTGTATTAGAATTGAAGAAGGGCGAATCTTCTGAAGTCGTTATTAATCGCTTGTATAAGTTCACAGATGTGCAAGTGACATTTGGGGCTAACATGTTAGCTCTAGATAAAAATCTTCCTCGCACGATGAATATCCATAGAATGATTTCTGCTTGGATTCGTCACCGTATGGATGTTATCCGAAGAAGAACTCGTTACGAATTAAATAAAGCAGAAGCACGCGCTCATATATTAGAAGGCTTTTTGAAAGCTCTTTCCCATTTGGATGAGGTCGTTAAAACAATTCGGGGAAGCTCCAATAAAGAGCATGCGAAGCAGCAGCTCGTTGAATTATTCGGTTTTTCGGATGCGCAAGCTTTAGCAATTCTAGAATTGCGATTATACCAGCTTACAGGATTAGAATCGGATAAGGTGCAAAAAGAGTATAGTGAGCTTCTAGAAAAAATTGCTTATTATCGGAAAGTTTTGGCGGAGGAAGAGTTAGTCAAAAATATCATCCGAGAAGAATTGCAAGAATTACATAAGGTGCATAAGACTCCTCGTCGTACCACGATAGAAATGGATGCTAGCGATGTTCGGGATATAGAAGATATTATTTCGGACGAGTCCGTAATCATTACCATTTCTGGGGATGATTATGTGAAGCGTATGCCAGTGAAAGTCTTCCGCGAGCAAAAACGGGGAGGTCAAGGAGTAACTGGGTTCGATATGAAAAAAGGCTCGGACTTCTTAAAATCTGTTTATTCTGCTTCAACAAAAGATTACTTGCTGATTTTCACTAATCTAGGCCAATGCTACTGGCTTAAGGTATGGCAGCTTCCTGAAGGAGAGCGACGAGCCAAAGGGAAACCTATCATTAACTTCTTAGAAGGGATTCGTCCAGGAGAGCAGGTTGCAGCTGTTCTTAATGTAAAACGTTTTGAGCAAGGAGAATATCTCTTTTTAGCAACGAAAAAAGGAGTTGTTAAAAAAGTCTCTTTAGACGCTTTTGGCAGCCCTCGTAAAAAGGGAATACGAGCTTTAGAGATAGATGATGGGGACGAACTTATTGCAGCCCGGCATATAGCTAATGACGAAGACAAGATTATGTTGTTTACTCGTCTAGGAATGGCGGTGCGGTTCCCTCATGATAAAGTGCGTCCAATGGGACGTGCTGCTCGAGGTGTTCGGGGAGTTTCTTTGAAAAATGAGGAAGACTTTGTCGTCAGTTGTCAAGTTGTTACAGATGATCAAAGCGTTTTGGTCGTTTGTGATAATGGATTTGGAAAACGTTCTTTGGTTTGTGATTTCCGGGAAACTAACAGAGGTAGTGTTGGTGTTCGTTCCATCGTGATTAATCAAAGAAACGGAGACGTATTAGGTGCAATTCCGGTAACGGATTGCGATAGTATTTTACTTATGTCTGCTCAAGGGCAAGCAATACGCATCAATATGCAAGATGTTCGTGTAATGGGAAGGGCTACTCAAGGTGTTCGCCTAGTAAACCTTCGAGAAGGCGACACTCTTGTTGCTATGGAAAAATTGTCCGTAAATCCAGAATCTGGAGAAGCTGAAGAGAGTGCCGCGAGCATTCAGGTTGGACAAGCGATAGAGGAGTAA
- the gyrB gene encoding DNA topoisomerase (ATP-hydrolyzing) subunit B has product MDAQEKKYDASAITVLEGLQAVRERPGMYIGDTGVTGLHHLVYEVVDNSIDEAMAGFCTEIVVRILEDGGISVSDNGRGIPVQIHEKESAKQGREISALEVVLTVLHAGGKFDKDSYKVSGGLHGVGVSCVNALSERFVANVFKDGKAYSMEFSRGAPLTSLQVLGSTDKRGTEILFYPDPAIFSTCVFDRAILMKRLRELAFLNRGVTIIFEDDRDAGFDKVVFFYEGGIQSFVSYLNQNKESLFPNPIYIQGSKPGDDGDIEFEAALQWNSGYSELIYSYANNIPTRQGGTHLTGFSTALTRAVNSYIKSHNLAKSDKLALTGEDIKEGLVAIVSVKVPNPQFEGQTKQKLGNSDVGSVAQQISGEVLTTFFEENPQIAKTIVDKVFVAAQAREAAKRARELTLRKSALDSARLPGKLIDCLEKDPEKCEMYIVEGDSAGGSAKQGRDRRFQAILPIRGKILNVEKARLQKIFQNQEIGSIIAALGCGIGKDNFNFSKLRYKRIIIMTDADVDGSHIRTLLLTFFYRHMSALIENECVYIAQPPLYRVSKKKDSRYILSEKEMDGYLLKLGTKESRLIFDDTARELEGEALETFVNQILEIESFILALEKKAIPFSEFLDMYRDGMYPLYYYPPESGKQGGSYLYSQEEKEAVIADNEEASTRIVELYKSSVLEELQHNLSDYGCAMRHYLHPKESGITIVTEDPKTPAYVCYTLKEVIDHLKGLGRKGIEIQRYKGLGEMNADQLWDTTMNPEQRTLVRVSLKDAVEADHIFTMLMGEEVPPRREFIENHALSIRMNNLDI; this is encoded by the coding sequence ATGGACGCACAAGAAAAGAAATACGATGCATCTGCCATTACCGTTTTAGAAGGATTACAAGCCGTTCGTGAGCGTCCTGGAATGTACATTGGAGATACAGGCGTTACTGGATTGCATCACTTGGTTTATGAAGTGGTAGATAACAGTATCGACGAGGCAATGGCGGGGTTTTGTACGGAGATCGTTGTTCGCATATTGGAAGATGGCGGAATCTCTGTCTCAGATAATGGTCGAGGAATCCCTGTTCAGATTCATGAAAAAGAATCAGCCAAGCAAGGGCGCGAAATTTCTGCTTTAGAAGTTGTTCTTACAGTATTGCATGCTGGAGGAAAGTTTGACAAAGATAGCTACAAGGTTTCTGGAGGCTTGCACGGAGTAGGAGTTTCCTGCGTGAATGCTTTGTCTGAAAGATTTGTTGCTAACGTATTTAAAGATGGCAAAGCTTATAGCATGGAGTTCTCAAGAGGAGCTCCGTTAACTTCATTACAGGTATTAGGTTCTACGGATAAGCGCGGAACGGAGATTCTTTTTTATCCGGATCCCGCTATATTTTCCACGTGCGTTTTTGATCGAGCGATTTTAATGAAACGTTTACGAGAGTTAGCGTTTCTGAACCGAGGGGTGACCATCATTTTTGAAGATGATCGGGACGCAGGTTTTGATAAAGTCGTTTTCTTTTACGAAGGAGGAATTCAATCCTTTGTCAGCTATTTGAATCAAAATAAAGAAAGCCTTTTCCCCAATCCTATTTATATTCAAGGATCTAAGCCTGGGGATGATGGAGATATAGAGTTTGAAGCTGCTTTGCAGTGGAACTCTGGTTATTCTGAATTGATTTATTCTTACGCCAACAACATTCCCACGCGGCAAGGAGGGACGCATTTAACAGGATTTTCTACAGCTCTCACAAGGGCGGTGAATTCCTATATCAAGTCGCATAATTTAGCTAAAAGTGACAAGTTAGCTCTGACTGGAGAAGATATTAAGGAAGGACTGGTGGCAATAGTCTCGGTCAAAGTCCCTAATCCTCAGTTCGAAGGGCAGACAAAGCAGAAATTAGGCAATAGTGATGTAGGATCTGTAGCTCAACAAATTAGTGGGGAAGTGCTGACTACATTTTTCGAAGAAAATCCTCAAATAGCCAAAACTATCGTAGACAAAGTTTTTGTTGCAGCGCAAGCTAGGGAAGCCGCTAAAAGAGCTAGAGAGTTGACTCTTCGAAAGAGCGCGTTAGATAGTGCTCGTTTGCCAGGGAAGTTAATCGACTGCTTGGAAAAAGATCCCGAAAAATGTGAAATGTACATTGTTGAGGGGGATTCTGCGGGGGGATCAGCTAAACAAGGGCGTGATCGACGATTTCAGGCCATTCTTCCCATTCGAGGTAAAATTTTAAATGTTGAAAAGGCGCGTCTGCAAAAAATTTTCCAAAACCAAGAAATTGGAAGCATTATAGCTGCGTTGGGATGCGGAATTGGAAAAGATAATTTTAATTTCAGCAAGTTGCGTTATAAACGCATTATTATCATGACAGACGCTGACGTTGATGGCTCACATATTCGGACTTTATTGTTAACGTTCTTTTATAGACATATGTCCGCTTTAATAGAGAATGAATGTGTTTATATCGCTCAACCTCCATTATACCGCGTAAGTAAGAAAAAAGATTCTCGTTATATTCTTTCAGAGAAAGAAATGGATGGTTACCTGCTAAAATTGGGAACCAAAGAAAGCCGACTAATTTTTGATGATACGGCAAGAGAATTAGAAGGGGAGGCTTTAGAAACTTTTGTTAACCAGATTTTAGAGATAGAGAGCTTTATTCTTGCTTTGGAGAAAAAAGCTATTCCTTTTTCTGAGTTCCTGGATATGTATCGAGATGGAATGTATCCCTTGTATTACTATCCTCCAGAAAGCGGCAAACAAGGTGGATCTTATCTGTATTCGCAAGAAGAGAAAGAAGCTGTCATTGCAGACAATGAAGAGGCCTCTACACGAATTGTAGAGCTATATAAGTCTTCTGTTCTTGAGGAGCTTCAGCACAATTTGAGTGATTATGGTTGTGCTATGCGCCATTATCTTCATCCAAAAGAATCGGGTATTACGATTGTTACGGAGGACCCCAAAACCCCTGCTTACGTCTGTTATACTTTGAAGGAAGTGATAGACCACCTGAAAGGTCTTGGAAGAAAAGGAATTGAAATCCAGCGATATAAGGGACTTGGAGAGATGAATGCTGATCAGCTATGGGATACTACTATGAATCCTGAACAAAGAACTCTTGTTCGAGTTTCTTTAAAAGATGCTGTAGAGGCTGATCACATCTTTACCATGCTAATGGGGGAAGAGGTGCCTCCAAGACGTGAATTTATTGAAAATCACGCTTTATCGATTCGAATGAATAATTTAGATATTTAG
- a CDS encoding DUF721 domain-containing protein produces the protein MSFYSQKIPNFQRKKLSRTDSPIKQAKYFLRDHVVHLRKILAGRPQEVIEAWYEILGKKYNGMTQAVGLKDGVLSVKVRNASLYAVLKQSSQKELISRIHSAVPGAKVKEIRFLLG, from the coding sequence GTGTCTTTTTATTCTCAAAAAATTCCCAATTTTCAACGCAAAAAATTAAGTCGAACAGATTCTCCTATTAAACAAGCTAAATATTTCCTCCGCGATCATGTGGTTCATTTGCGAAAAATTCTTGCGGGTAGACCTCAAGAAGTCATAGAGGCGTGGTATGAAATTCTAGGAAAGAAGTATAATGGCATGACTCAGGCTGTGGGGCTTAAGGATGGGGTTTTGTCGGTAAAAGTCCGCAACGCTTCTTTGTACGCTGTACTAAAACAGAGCTCCCAAAAAGAGTTGATATCCCGAATTCATTCAGCGGTTCCCGGTGCCAAGGTTAAAGAGATACGCTTTTTATTAGGATAG
- a CDS encoding phage holin family protein → MSAVCVLQNASFWETESRMQEALSAGKIVSYILVFLGVILATIGACAAATISGALSVCLGTLIVGGVLLAMGLLFAAIDICRVQRGSTHKLQAKQEQLEMLSIQEEETKPLMEQASCVCEPVPPLSGLEDVRQQRPIVLRQGSDSFYKPKYITVGDRVVELIKVGERDSKGETTFVEGVSPDQIFVRVWDELFILGRVGEMVRLDGVCCKLLPGDSQNL, encoded by the coding sequence ATGAGTGCTGTTTGCGTTCTTCAAAATGCGTCATTTTGGGAAACAGAGAGTCGAATGCAAGAGGCGCTCTCGGCTGGCAAGATTGTCTCGTATATTTTAGTTTTTTTAGGAGTTATTTTAGCGACTATCGGGGCGTGTGCTGCCGCTACTATTAGCGGCGCCTTGTCTGTCTGTTTAGGAACATTGATCGTTGGAGGAGTTTTGTTAGCGATGGGTCTCTTGTTTGCGGCTATAGATATTTGTCGTGTACAAAGAGGTTCAACGCACAAGCTTCAGGCGAAGCAAGAACAGTTGGAAATGCTTTCTATTCAAGAAGAAGAAACAAAACCTCTTATGGAACAAGCTTCTTGTGTCTGCGAGCCTGTGCCTCCGCTATCAGGTCTGGAAGATGTGCGACAACAGCGCCCCATTGTCTTACGACAAGGATCGGATTCTTTTTACAAGCCAAAATATATCACCGTAGGTGATCGTGTGGTCGAACTTATTAAGGTTGGAGAACGTGACTCTAAAGGTGAAACAACATTCGTGGAGGGGGTAAGCCCCGATCAAATTTTTGTGCGTGTTTGGGATGAGCTTTTCATCTTAGGACGAGTGGGGGAGATGGTTCGTTTAGACGGAGTTTGCTGCAAATTGTTGCCAGGAGATTCACAAAATTTATAA
- the tgt gene encoding tRNA guanosine(34) transglycosylase Tgt, producing MALRFEILHQSKKSRARVGRIETAHGCIDTPAFVPVATNGALKGVLDHKNIPLMFCNTYHLIVHPGTEAIAAMGGLHQFIGRNAPIITDSGGFQIFSLSYGSVAEEIKSCGKKKGDSGIIKIDDEGVWFKSYRDGRKLFLSPEVSVQAQKNLGADIIIPLDELLPFHTDPTYFHQSSLRTYAWEKRSLDYHLKNPGYQSMYGVIHGGILPDQRKLGCQFVESLPFDGSAIGGSLGKSLQDIVGVVDVTTANLCPERPRHLLGIGDLPSIWATVGFGIDSFDSSYPTKAARHGMMLTSQGPLKIHNQRYASDLNPIEPGCSCLACSQGISRAYLRHLFKVHEPNAGIWASIHNMHHMQQVMREIREKILADQI from the coding sequence AGCTCGGGTGGGGCGAATAGAAACCGCGCATGGATGTATTGATACCCCAGCTTTTGTTCCCGTGGCTACAAACGGGGCACTAAAAGGAGTGCTCGACCACAAGAATATTCCTCTTATGTTTTGCAACACATACCACCTTATCGTTCACCCCGGCACAGAAGCGATTGCTGCCATGGGCGGTTTGCATCAGTTTATTGGAAGAAATGCTCCTATCATTACAGATTCCGGTGGATTTCAAATTTTTAGTTTGTCTTATGGGTCTGTAGCTGAAGAAATTAAAAGCTGCGGGAAGAAGAAAGGGGACTCTGGCATTATTAAAATTGATGATGAAGGGGTTTGGTTTAAATCTTATCGTGATGGGCGTAAGCTGTTTTTGTCCCCCGAAGTCTCTGTGCAGGCACAAAAAAATCTTGGGGCGGACATCATTATTCCTTTAGATGAATTGCTGCCCTTCCACACAGATCCCACATATTTTCATCAATCGTCTTTGCGCACGTACGCTTGGGAAAAAAGATCTTTGGATTATCACCTAAAAAACCCTGGCTATCAATCTATGTATGGGGTTATTCATGGAGGAATTCTCCCAGATCAAAGAAAATTGGGGTGTCAGTTTGTGGAAAGCCTTCCTTTTGATGGCTCTGCTATTGGTGGCAGCCTTGGGAAGAGTCTTCAGGATATTGTTGGTGTGGTTGATGTAACTACAGCGAATCTTTGCCCGGAGAGACCGAGACATTTGCTGGGAATAGGAGATCTTCCCTCTATTTGGGCAACGGTTGGTTTTGGGATCGATTCTTTTGATAGCTCTTATCCAACCAAAGCTGCTCGGCACGGCATGATGTTGACATCACAAGGACCTTTAAAAATCCATAATCAGCGATATGCTTCTGATCTAAATCCTATAGAACCTGGATGCTCATGCCTTGCGTGTTCGCAGGGCATATCTAGAGCTTATTTGAGGCATTTGTTTAAGGTGCACGAGCCAAATGCGGGAATTTGGGCCTCTATTCACAATATGCACCACATGCAACAGGTTATGAGAGAAATTCGAGAAAAAATTTTAGCTGATCAAATATAA